One genomic window of Phoenix dactylifera cultivar Barhee BC4 chromosome 6, palm_55x_up_171113_PBpolish2nd_filt_p, whole genome shotgun sequence includes the following:
- the LOC120111179 gene encoding auxin-responsive protein SAUR32-like, with protein sequence MQEDRRMKVKKGWLAVRVGLEDDEAGFRRFVIPISYLYHPLFKRLLESAQEVYGFHSSGPLKLPCSVDDFLHLRWLIERESQHSHNNHHHHSFSLHSC encoded by the coding sequence ATGCAAGAGGACAGGAGGATGAAGGTGAAGAAGGGTTGGCTGGCCGTGAGGGTGGGGCTCGAGGATGACGAAGCTGGCTTTCGGAGGTTCGTGATACCAATATCTTACCTCTACCATCCCCTGTTCAAGAGGCTTCTTGAGTCGGCTCAAGAAGTTTATGGTTTCCACTCGTCGGGGCCGCTGAAGCTGCCGTGCTCCGTCGATGACTTCCTCCATCTCCGGTGGCTCATCGAGCGCGAGTCGCAGCACTCCCATaacaaccaccaccaccattcCTTCTCCCTGCACTCTTGTTGA